A window of Branchiostoma floridae strain S238N-H82 chromosome 9, Bfl_VNyyK, whole genome shotgun sequence genomic DNA:
GTGGGCCGATACAGACCCGAGCTGATGGTGGTTTGATTACTGCCGTCCATCGCAGCGCGCTCAATCCTCCCTTCAGAACGGTCGGTCCAGTACACGTGTCTGTGGAAAATCTCTTGATTATGCACATAAAGTCATAATTACCATTATCTATTTGCACTGATGATTTCTCTACCTTATCCATGTTGACTTGTTTATATTGAAACTGGCGAAAGCTGATGCGAGAGTGCAGAAAAAAGTTGTCAAAAACAGTTGATTTTAGTTTAAATTCTAAATGGTCAGGCAGGTtgaaaatgactgaacacacaacaGAAGACAGCAATGGAACAAtaggttttcatttttgttctttcatacacatcttcttctttgactttagaatttcctttggcattctatgacattagtatccatTTCCCGATATTTGTTTCAATCCACGGCATATtgaccttcatgaaaaatgaaggtatagttttgggtgtgtctgtgtgtctgtctgtctgtgtgtctgtttgtgtgtctgtttgtttgtgtttccgtaTATTTGTGGTAATCATaacttgatggactacgatgatatttggtatgtggggaGGGGTAGGAAatatgaaggtcaaggtcaattttgggcccctggtgtgtgaccttggtactgcagcagaattttgtACCTTTTGACCAGGACGTGCTGTGGTCTTGTTTATAACTGCGTcgtaagatttacagtacagtactttttttggaaacggaggaaatttgatgcgcgcgcggatgtcattcatataatgaaTTCATTTTTGCCTAAGTTGCATAAATGACAAGGAAGGAAgctaatatgatatgatatgtcaTTGGCTAATTTATTGAGTAAATGACATTCACATTTGCGTAATCAACGCTTCATGAGGTTTACCCGACTTTCATCGGCCACAGGTATGAAAGTATGAAATGCCCATAATTCACGATTGAGGTGTTATATATAATTTCCCATCGAATGTCAAAATTAAGGTAACCTTACGAAATTGCGCATCATTAGAGAGAGTAgtgcagataaaaaaaaacagttatgaCCGCACAAGACCAACAAGTGACAAAACGGTacaaactaggggtgggtaccggtacagaaaattcaggtccagttcaggtccagagacctgaacctggacctgattcagtatgactcttGCCAATGGTCCAtgtcactacaaagaaatctgtttggtggagtattagacactggtgttttaaaatctcacaaagctaactgcacctgtacgattggctgtagaACTTGGTAGACATTacaaattctactctactttactcttgTTATTTGCTTCCACCTGCAATCGCCAAAACGTGTAAATacctgataaaatgatatgttaattttctaatcggtccaacatccggtccacctaattcaggtccagtttttctggaccggtccaataagaaaaaccggttttgtaccggtacgctgcaccgatacccagccctagtacaaACCTATCTGTGTGCGCCTGGAGAAAAACGCAGGTCAAGGGCCATCACAGCCCGGGTAGGACATGTCTCACAGTTTTCCAACGAACTTTTACACTCAGTCTGTTACCACTTCAGCCGGGGTGATCGAGACGGAAAGTATTCACCATGAGAAGCTCTGTCACTAACAACAGTTGTGTAAATCGCCTGGTTGTTTGTGATGAACTGCATTCTACTCACCCATTCCTGGGGTCCAGGACGAGGTCGGGTGTGGTCCATGTGACCGGTGACGTCAGAAGTGTCCTGGCGGACGATCCGTCCGTCTTTGCTACAGAGATATTCAACCGAATAGAGATATTCTTTGCAAGAAGGATGTAGTGGCAAGACCAGTAGATATTCTCCCCAGCGCGATCCAATGCCAGGCCCGAGATAGTTGCTAAAAAAGGTATGAGGATATTATTTGGTAATTAATCCCGGTATGAATAACAATAAATGTATCAAAGTGCGCAGTTAAGTTAATACGATCTTAATCGTGGATGATCCTGATACTTGGGAAAGACCATAACAATATCATAGTACTCAAGGATAGTTTTTCCAATGATGTCGGGTTTTTACCGATAGATAGGTACTTCTCACAGCCCATGCCAGTACACAGAAACGCGTAACTAAGACCACCATGCAGCCAACCTCTTTCTGTTAACATTTATTGAAtactaatctccgagcagatgtaagAATTATATCACTTTTCAAACGGTATAAAGATAATCttaaagcagatgtaaggatccggCTCCTGTGTCCTACGCCCGTTTTCGCAACTTTTATCATTCTTTTCTAGAATGATATCTTAATTAAAGATTTCGCATTTTCCTACATAACAAAAGAACAAAGAGATAGATCTTTGGATCTGCTGAGATCATTTGGTCTCAGCTTTCTTAAAGCTGTTTTGAATACGGCTTTGTAATTTGTCAGACCGAAAATGAGGTATAGCATTTTGTAATGCATGCTACTTACTTTGAACTGAAGAAAGATGCTGATAATTTACAACTTACGGAAATCGGTACCTATGAGATCTATGATGGTCTCCATGCCACTTCCATCACGACAAGCTCGTTTGATGTAGCCGTCCTTTTCTGACCAGTACACGTAGTCGGTGAGCGGGTCGTAGTCCAGGGCCCTTGGCGAGTCCACATCCAGTGGAAGCTTGACCATTGACCCGGAAGTAATGTCAACTTGTAGAATGGCGCCGGCTTCATTTTCTGTTCCATAGTCAGCCACCAAGAGGAATGGCTTACTGTTGTTACGGGAGCCAAGGTCTTCTAATGAGCGGGGAAAGGTTTAATAGAATATGCAACATCTGTTATCGCAATGACTTAAGTCAGTATCTATAAATATACTCTTATCAACTGATGTGGAAAATGTTTTAGTTCAAGCGAACACATTGAGAAAGCTTGCAGTAATGACTGTGAAAATATAATGACACTAATTGATGTTCCATGTGCTCTGTTGTACCTGACATTGTGAAATATTGCAGCAGAGTTTTACTATATGACGTTATATCCTGGGGAGCGACACATCATCAGATGCTATACAGAGCGGCAAACTCAAATCATCACATCTAGCATTCCATGGCGGTTAGTTCGTATTTTGATAAAGGACAAGGCACAACCTATTCTAAGTTTGGAGACAGTAAACACATCAAGTATTCGATATCACAGTATCAAAATCTACGTTCCAGAAACAATGCATCCGCATCTTAATAGACAACGAACCACACATAGAATCTGATATTATTATCGTTCATAATTTAGAGACAAGAAAATTTGATACTGTTGAAAAGAATCTGATATAGTATCACAaaaatatattgtatacatgttcTAAACATTTTATGTATAGCTAGGTCAAAGGATACAACACAGATACTAAACACACCAAAACCAACAAACGTACACGTAACACATAAAACTAAAGCCGTCGCCACGGCAATGatttttcattgccacatttTTATGCTAATGATGTTGCCAAACTCACCATCCCCAATAGCCCCCAAAAGAACTGAAAACCATCTCACCTGTAGTCCTGTCAGGTGATGTGGGACTCGTCTCTCTGATGATTGTCAGACAGACAAGTCCTACGGTGACCAGACTAAGCAGCACGGCAATACCGACGACGATGTGGAAACGGTGGGAGCGGACGAAGCTGCAGCGGGCACCGCGGCCGCCTGGTCCCCCCGCTGAATCAtggtcacctttatccattttGTGTGGCGGAAACGTTAAGAGCCGAGTTCCTGGGGAGTTCTGCCGACAGGATTGGTTAATACGAGATATAAGTACATATCAATCTGACATGTATGCTTGTAATTGATAATACGTGACGACACCAAAAGCTTGTAATTTTCTATTTATACTATGTATAACCGTTATTGTTATACCCGGTGGTGGAACTAGTACTATCCCAGAATTCCACAATACACATTCAACAATAGATGGCTAACTATGACCCACAAGCGTACGGACTCGTCAATGCTGCAGTATGGTGTCATCTGAAAATgcaacaactgttacaatataATCAGTAAATTTTCTTTACTAAAGTAGTCCATGAGTTTAATTTTTGTAACTTCAGTATTataactttttgtttgtttgttttttgtttgtttgtttggggccgactactctctcttcgcagccgggggctgaattgcgagtaGATTACAATAGACGGGGCTAAGTCGCAAGGGTCTAAAATGGCAGCCTTTACACAGCCctaatgacctcaatacgacagtaattgccccaggtgcggccagggactgtaggtttttttaaccactcacactgcaccatcgcacatgtggcgggttctttaacgtgctcgaggtgtggctgcCCAAACACGGGAACTCCATTTAAcctcctatccgagggacggccctagccaaagctaggtactcattttcaccttagTAAAGTGAGGAAtatcgtgttaagtgcctttcctaagggcacaagataggTGACAAGCGACCGGATTCGAACTctagacctctcggtcccgagccaaACAAACTGCCGCTACGCTACGCGATCTCACGCGATTTTAAATTTTGGGATAAACACTGCTTCACCATTGATGCAAATATGAACATTAAAATGGTGAGAGATGAGAGGAAGACCGAATGGGTCGCGAGGGCGTAAGAACTTACAGCGAGTCAGAAGGATTGTAGTTGTACCTAGGTCTGGAAAACAACATTATCCAGGG
This region includes:
- the LOC118422355 gene encoding uncharacterized protein LOC118422355 gives rise to the protein MDKGDHDSAGGPGGRGARCSFVRSHRFHIVVGIAVLLSLVTVGLVCLTIIRETSPTSPDRTTEDLGSRNNSKPFLLVADYGTENEAGAILQVDITSGSMVKLPLDVDSPRALDYDPLTDYVYWSEKDGYIKRACRDGSGMETIIDLIGTDFPKTDGSSARTLLTSPVTWTTPDLVLDPRNG